One Triticum dicoccoides isolate Atlit2015 ecotype Zavitan chromosome 3B, WEW_v2.0, whole genome shotgun sequence genomic window, TGGCCTGGGACAGCGCCCTTCGGATTTTGTTATTCAGGTTATTGTCTGATTTAACATAGTTCTTATTCATTTCCAGCACACTACATCAGCTTCGAAGTTTAATTTTCACTCAAGTATGAATCAATAAACCTGTGAAGCTGAACACTCTGACTACTGCAGGGGGAGGAAGTCCACGGTATTCCTGGGCTGGTTAACTTGTTTGGTATAGAATCCCCTGGTTTGACATCAAGCTTGGCAATTGCAGAACACATTGTTTCAAGGTATAACAGCACTTGATTCTCAAACAAACACCGATTGATGAATTGCAGCAGGATGAACTCAGGACGGCTGGAAATTCATGAATTGCAGCAGGATGAACCCAGGACGTCTGGAGGCTATCATGTGAATCACATTGCTTACAATGATTTCcttgtttatttccttttatttcgGGGGAGAACAAGATGCGGCTTGTAAAGGTGTAACTCTGCAGCTTATAGTTGAATAAACAGAATATATCAATTGCGGTTTTGATGTATAGAAAAGTGGATCCTCACATAGGTTTTGTGGGAAGAGGATCCTCTGCATTACAAGCTTGTGTTAAAGACCATTTGATGAAAATTGGATGGCCATGATTGAACGGAAAGCATGTTGGTCGTGCACATTTTCTTGCATAAAAAATACGAGGCAACTCTGATAATTTGGCTCTGCTTTCTAATCGTAGAATGCAAGTTAATCAGCTGCCAGGACTGAAATTCTATCACAAATATATTGATAACAACACAGGCATGATTTTCAACTATACCCATCAGAATTGTTCTTACATGGCGACTGTGATCACTTAACATTTCGAGAAATTGACATAAGGTAATAGACTAATAGCAGTACATTCTCCGGCATAGGATCCACAAATAGCACCAGGCAAAGGTTATAAAGGTATCTGAAAGTAATGGATGGGGGGTTGTGGAAGGGCAAGGGCGATGTCACAGGGAAGAGAATCTCTTCAAGCGCCAGCTTGTCTGTTCCCAAATGTCCAGCTTTCGTCATTCCTATCATCTGAAGTTTAGCGAACGACGGTGAGTAAATTGACAGGTCAGCAAgaaaacaaaaacattttttttaaCAAGATAATAAAAACTAAAAGCATCTCACCGCTTCCTTTGCGCACGCCACTTGTAAACAGTCTGTGATGCTGAATTTACAATTTCTTCTTCACGGAGCTTCCTTTTGCGTCCAGGTTTCTGCCCCAGTATTAAACAAGTTCAGTAACTTCAAACTTGACAACAAAAACAGTACAACTTTACTATCAACATGACCATCAAAATTTCATAAGCCAGTTTGTTTTAAGATTTTGACTTTAGGCTGCTTGAGACATCGGTTGATGGCAAAACCTGAACTGGTTCAACTGAGTTGTATTTTTTACATTCAATAAACATAAAATTTTATGGTTCAGTCAGAGAAAACACACCTTCAGTTCCTTCTGCAAGGCCATGTCCGCATACAATTTCTCAAGATTCTTAACCCTTTCTTTCCTGCTTTCCAACTCCTTGTAGGAGGAAGCTGTTTTCCTGTAAAGAATTTGATGGGATATAAGTTTATCAGGCAGTACCTGATGCACTAACGTGCAGAGAATCAAGATAATGCTTTGAGCTAGAGAACAAAATCGCATCCCACATCTAAGCCATTACCACTGAGTAATTTGCTGAATGCATTTACATTCACACCCACATCAACCATGAATAGCATGAACTAAATCACCAAAACACCCAAAATCTCAAGTCTCAATAATGAAGCAGGTATTTCTGACGAGAATAAAGGCTAAAGAGAACAGATCCAACATTCATTCACTAATGAACCGATAATGAAGGCTATCCTTCCCAAGTACTTATAACATTAATCACAGTAGCCACATATACAACACGGAAATCATATTCCCAAAAGAACAGCACACTACCTCTTTATACGAGAAGGGATGTTGCCAAATTGAGGTGTACTGCTGCTTTGACCTATCCTAGATCgtatttctttggcttcttctctGAAATAAAACAGCTAATCATCTCAATATTTACAAAATATTAGGTGGCCAGCCAGCGACTTATAAATGAATCTTATAAAATCAATCCAAAATTGAAAAAAAGGTAAGTAGCAAGAATGCCACGTTTATACCTGTCTTCCGCAAAGTAAATGTGCTTGTTTGAACGCTTGTCATCCACTGAGTGAAGGGTTGAGCTCAACCGTTCAACTTTCTACAGTCAAAGGGGTGACATTCAAATTGGAACAGAAATATAGGATTTAGCCACAAAAAACGAAGTACTCATTTGTTTTGAATATGTCGAAGTCACCGCAAACCTTTCTTTCACTTTGAACAGCCTGAAAGATGTATCCCATGTCTTTATGCTTCAACAGCATACGTTCCTCTTCGGTGTATTTATTATTTGCTTCAGGCCTAATAAAAGGTACACGATAATCCAAATTAACACGTAGAATATACCAAGGTTCGAACTGCCAGAGTAACTACTCTATAACGTACTTGGGCCTATGGATTCCATCCACGGTTTTACtgttgatcatcttgaaatagaacTCATCTGGGTTCTTGAATGATGCCTTCTCCTTCAGATTCTGTATTTACCAGATAACAACAAGGACCGTAGGTTAGTTATAAGATAGCTATAATAAACATCCTATTGGGGTGGAAACAGTTCAACACCTATTTTTTACATGCCCAGTGGCCAGGGTAGTCTGGCGATCCATTGGGGTGGTTTTAGGCACTGATAAATGTCCAACGAACTACTGGCAATACTTCGTATGGTGTCACAACTTTCTCCCTGGGAAGAAAACTTTCTACACGGTCGGCTTAGCGGCCACTTGTTGGGCCATATGGTTGGCGCGCAATCGAGCTACTTTTGAAAAGAAACAAATCAAGACTCCTTTTGAGATTGTGTTCTCTCTGTGCTCTTTTTTGCTCTACTGGACAGGTCTACAGCAAGGGGACGACGCCAGGGAGCTGCGCACAGGAGCTGAGATGATCAGGGCTAGCACGATGCAGCTGATGAAGATGTGTGGTGCTGTCAAGCAACCGATCCAAGGTGCCTGATGCTTCAGAGATGCTCTGACTGAAGAGATGGCTGGCACGTGAAGTCTATCTTTTGCTGCTTCTTCCCGGAGGAGATGTTTCTTTCCATCTGGCATGCTGCTGTGTTTACCCCTTAGTATGGTCTTTTGAGAATGTAATAGGCTAGACTTTATGTTGTGCTACTCAGGTTTTCACCCCATGACACTCGTTTCGATGGCGAGCGAGTGTGGTGGGTTTCCTGGTAGTGCTGGAACTCGCTCTACCTCTTTCCCTCCTCCTGACTTTTCCCGTTGGAACTGGTTGTATTTCCGTTCTATGCAATGGAAAGGGGTAAAGCCCGGTtctaaaaaatatatataataaacaTCCCAGGAATGTACCAAATAAACAGAAGAAAATGCCCTCTGAACTCTCCTAGGTCTCAATGGTGTGTTTGGGTTGAGCTCAATTCGATTTTCGGCCAATGTTGGCAAAACAAAAGAACTAGAGCCAGTTAAAGGGGCACATCACATGACATAGGTGAAGAGAAGAAATGGCACACAAGAGTCCCAACTTGGGAGCGAACAGAAGCAATACCCTGATGAAATCCTCCTTGCGCTGGTAGGCCCTGGCGCGGAGGATATGGTCCTTGTGCTTCTCCAGAAGCCCGTACTTCTTCCGCGACTCCCTGCAACACCAATCCGAAATCCAAACTCAGTCCGCAAATCAGNNNNNNNNNNNNNNNNNNNNNNNNNNNNNNNNNNNNNNNNNNNNNNNNNNNNNNNNNNNNNNNNNNNNNNNNNNNNNNNNNNNNNNNNNNNNNNNNNNNNNNNNNNNNNNNNNNNNNNNNNNNNNNNNNNNNNNNNNNNNNNNNNNNNNNNNNNNNNNNNNNNNNNNNNNNNNNNNNNNNNNNNNNNNNNNNNNNNNNNNNNNNNNNNNNNNNNNNNNNNNNNNNNNNNNNNNNNNNNNNNNNNNNNNNNNNNNNNNNNNNNNNNNNNNNNNNNNNNNNNNNNNNNNNNNNNNNNNNNNNNNNNNNNNNNNNNNNNNNNNNNNNNNNNNNNNNNNNNNNNNNNNNNNNNNNNNNNNNNNNNNNNNNNNNNNGGGGAGGTCCTACACGGAGCCGCCCCCGGAAGAGCCCCAGGACTCCGGCGGCGGCAGCGCCGCCGCGGGAGGCGAGCCCGTGAGGCTCGAGGGGAAGCGGGGGAGCGTcgcggaaggggaggaggaggagggacttACGGCTGGGCGCGCTCCTTGTGAGCCCGCCGCGGAATCGAGTTCCGCAGGGACGACATCTTCGAGCCTCGCTGCCCCTCTCCCGGAAAAACGAGCGAGCCGGCGGAGGAGCGGATTTGGGAGGGGCTACGCGGCGAGGAGAGGGGAGAGTGGAGGCCGAAAGAGAGGGGGGTGGCCAAGCTAGGGTtcagggtttgggttttcctcgggCAGTCGGGCGTGCGCGATGCAAGATGAAGGGTCGAAGTCCGCGAGCCCGGTGCGAGGCGGCCCGTTCGTATTGGCCTGTAGTGATATGTTTTTCTTTTTTGTGAGGAGGCTGACcaattgtttttctttttttgaaacTTTTTTTTTTTGCAGATAAACTTATACTCAAGCATCAACCGTACAATCCTGCTTACATAAATCGATGACCTCTGGGGGTCCTGATCCCAACCGGACAACAGTTCTACTCTCAGTTCTAGCAAAACTAGCTAAAAAATCACTGACTAAATTTTGACCACGGTTGATATGAGCAATACGAGTCGTTCAAAGAGACTTCAACTACTTTATCTCTGCCACCAAAGATGCATAGATTGACCTGTCAATGTCCTTGTCCTTCAACATGTTCACCGCTGTAAGTGAATCCATCTCGATGCAAATTGGAAGTTACGTCTGCTGAATAGCAATGGAGAAACCTTCCATGCATGCACATATTTCCGCTTCAAGGGCATCTCGGCATGAAAATAACTCCCTATAAGATGAGTAAATAATGTTGCCTAGATTATCACGAAGCACCATGCCAGCAACAGCCCTTCCATCATTAGTCCAGGAACCATCCGTATTGAGCTTCACCCAACCCACCGGAGGAGGAAGCCACTTAGCAGGAGACGCAATTCTTGATATTTCATGTGGCCTATTTACTGATGGATCATAAGATATCACCGCTTTACCTTTCACCGGATCACAATTAGAATTTTGAGCTAGTGCAATTAAAGACTCAAGGTAGCTGCATAGATAATGACGCGAAGCATTCATCGGTGCAGGAATTTTATTGTGTACCAACTCATTCCGATTATGCCAACATCTCCATAAGGTGAATAACAACATAACTTGCTCAATGTCTCTTAAAGGATACAAAACCTCCAGCAGCCATTCTACGCCCGTGTTAGACACCTCCTTTAATTTCGGTGGGCGCCAGACCTTACTCATGCATTCCCGGAGTTGCACAACAAGTGGGCATCGACATATGTCATGAAAACTATCTTCCAGCTCAGTTGCACACACTGGACAGAAACTTGTTACCTCTAATCCACGCTTGGTTTTGTTTTGCCATGTAGGAAGTGAATCAACAGCAACTATCCACACAAAATTCTTAACTGTGGGCAGTACATTTGTTCCCTATATTAGCTTCCAGCAAGCTCGCCATCCATTCGATGCATAACTCGAGGCTTGGGCAGTCTCCCTGCACGACTCCtcaaaagccatgtcatatgcagacTTAACTGAAAATGTACCAAGTTTACCTGGGTCCCAAGACAACACATCATCTCCTTGCCTCGGCGATGCACATATTTTCAAAATTTCCACAACATCACATGGCAAGAATATCGTCCTTAGAAGATCAACATTCCATGAATCATTGACATTTAGGAACTGTGAGACATACCCCACGACATCTACCTTGAGCTGAAATTGGCTTAAAAGAATAGGGCCTCGGAATCCAATTGTCACGCCATATACGGACACCTTATCCATTACCTATCCTCCATATCAACCCTTTCTTAAGCAAGTCGAGGCCATGAGATATCGCTGTCCAAGATGAGGATGCATTCCCAGGGAAAAACAGTATCCTCCGACTTACCATTTGGGTAATAGCATGCTTTCAAGAGTTTAGCACACAAGCTATCTGGCTTTGTAATTAATCTCCACACCTGACGAGCTAAAAGTGCTTGATTAAAAATACGAAAATCATGAAACCCAACACCTCCCTTACACGTTGGTTACTACAACTTCGACCACGCCCTCCAGTGTACCTTCCTCTTTCCTTTAGAAGCTCCCCAATAGAAATTCCTAACCATACTAGTTAGATCATCACAGGCATCAAATGGAAGCTTAAATACACCCATGATATATGTGGACAACGCCTGTGCAAATGACTTAATCAGTACTTCTCTCCCAGGTTGTGCCAAATGGCCATCTCCCCACTGAATTAACCTTTTCACAAGTTGGGTCTGCAAATTTTGAAACTTGCCCTGTGAAATACGTCCATCCGAGGTTGGCAGGCCCAAATACCTCTCCTCAAAACCACTACTGGGAATATTGAGAGCATCTCTCACCTCCTGTTGATTAACCATTGGACAACTTTCACCAAACAAAATAGAACATTTATTATAATTTAGAGACTATCCATAGCTAAAGCATATAGATCAAGACAAGACTTCACCTGTTCCGCCTGCTCACGAGATGCCTTAAAAAACGGGAGCGTGTCATCTGCAAATAAAAGGTGTGATATACCTGGCGCCCTTCTGCAAATTTTGACCGACATGATATTTTTTGTATCCagcctattgaaggaaatatgccctagaggcaataataaagttgttatttatatttccttatatcatgataaatgtttattattcatgctagaattgtattaaccggaaacttagtgcatgtgtgaatacatagacaaaacatagtatccctagtatgcctctacttgactagctcgttaatcaaagatggttatgtttcctgactatagacatgtgttgtcatttgatgaacggaatcacatcattagagaatgatgtgatggacaagacccatccgttagcttagcataatgatcattaagttttattgctattgctttcttcatgacttatacatgttcctctaactatgagattatgcaactcccgaataccggaggaacatcttgtgtgctatcaaacattacaacgtaactgggtaattataaagatgctctacaggtgtctccaaaggtgtttgttgggttggcatagatcaagattaggatttgtcaatccgtgtATCGgaaaggtatatctgggccctctcggtaatgttcatcactataagtgtaggatcaaaagtatgtctagagggggtgattagactacttaaccaattaAAAACCTAGCATTTTCCCAACTTTAagtcttggcaaattttagcaactttacacaagtcaagcaatcaacctacacatgcaattctaagagtatagcagcggaatgtaaaacattgcacatgaaggtaaagggaggagtttgaggaagcaaacgcaattagagacgcgaagatttttggcgtggttccgataggtggtgctatcgtacatccacgttgatggagacttcaacccacgaaaggtaacggctgtgcgagtccacggagggctccacccatgaagggtccacgaagaagcaacgttgtctatcccaccatgaccatcgcccacgaaggacttgttggggaacgtagtaataattcaaaaaaaatctacgtatcaccaagatccatctaggagattctagcaacaagagagagagagagagagagagaaagttcatcttcatacctttgaagatcgctgaaCGGAAGtgctacaagaacgcggatgatggagtcgtactcgcggcaattcaaatcgcggaagatccgatctagcaccgaacggatggcgccaccgcgttcaacacatgtacaacccggggacatctcctccttcttgatccaacaaggggagaggagaagttgagggagagctccggcagcacgacggtgtggtggtggagcttgtgattctcctgcagggcttcgccaagcactacagaggaggaggaggtgttggaggagggaggggctgcgccaagggaaggggtgctgcagccctcccatcCTCCCTCTATTTAcatggtgaaggggagagggggtcggcccctctagatcccatctagagggggacggcggcgaggaggggagacttgccccccaagcaaggtgaaggcgccccctcccctagggtttccaaaccctaggcttgggcccttgggggcgcaccagcccactagggggttgGTTTCCTCCCATATTCAacccattaagccccccggggcaggtgaccCCACTCGGCGGACcttcggacacctttcggtggtcccggtacaataccgataaccctcgaaaccattccggcgactgaaactggacttcccatatataaatcttcacctccggaccattccggaactccttgtgacatccggaatctcatccgagactctaaacaaccttcggtaaccacatactatttcccataacaactctagcgtcaccgaaccttaagtgtgtagaccctacggattcgggaaccatgcaaacatgaccgagacatatctccgcccaataaccaatagcgggatctagatacccatgttggctcccacatgttccacggtgatctcatcggatgaaccacgatgtcggggattcaatcaatcccgtatacaattccctttgtccaccggtatgttacttgcccgagattcgatcgttggtatcccaatacctcgttcaatctcattaccggcaagtctctttactcgttccgtaacgcatgatcccgtgactaactccttagtcacattgagctcattatgatgatgcattaccgagtgggcccagagatatctctccgtcatacggggtgacaaatcccagtctcgattcgtgccaacccaacagacactttcagagatacctgtagtgcacctttatagccacccagttacgttgtgacgtttggtacacccaaagcattcttacggtatccgggggttgcacaatctcatggtctaaggaaatgatacttgacattggaaaagctcttagcaaacgaactacacgatcttgtgctatgcttaggattgggtcttgtccatcacatcattctccgaatgatgtgatcccgttatcaatgacatccaatgtccatggtcaggaaaccataaccatctattgatcaatgagctagtcaactagaggctcactagggacatgttgtggtctatgtattcacacttacggtttccagttaatacaattatagcatgaacaatagacaattatcatgaacaaggaaatgcaataataaccattttattattgcctctatggcatatttccaataggacttgcctcactagggtagatcttcatgaagtaggcaatctccttgcccgtacaaactccttggttcaactccacaatcttgacggaggctcccaagtgacacctaaccaatctaggagacaccactctccaaaaggtaatagatggtgtgttgatgatgaactccttgctcttgtgcttcaaatgatagtctccccaacactcaactctctctcataggattggatttggtggaaagatgatttgagtggaaagcaacttggggaaggctagagatcatgatttatgtggttggaatggaatatcttgacctcaacacatgagtaggtggttctctctcagaaaatgaatgctggaagtgtaggcacgttctgatggctttctcctcgaatgaagagagggtggagggggtttatatagcctccacacaaaaactaaccattgcagacaatttaccaaactcggtgagaccggatcatgaaactcggtcagaccgatttagttcataatgtgaccgttaggcatttcgatgggaccgacatgtcaactcggtgggaccgatttctttagggttagggcataacgtaatctcagtgagaccgattacgcaaactcggtgggactgactttggtaataagctaaccagagagttggtcaggcaaactcggtgggaccgattcgctcatctcggtgagaccgaaatgttacgaaggggaaacagagagtttgcattgcaaactcggtgggaccggtcgctcatcttggttagaccgaaacgttacaaagggaaacagagagtttgcaatcccatctcggtgagaccgtgatccctatcgatgagaccgaagtgactacgatttctggcagtggctatgtcaaatgaactcggtggcgccaaatagatcaaatcggtggggccgggtTTGACTTTTATTCttgctatcactctggtcagacatcttggcaggtAAACTAAcaacaaaccctgtgaatagatataggtgaggtagagtagatgagcatcacaaagtgcagagatttttgcaaaacaaatgagtcaaaaacttagttttagttctctactgaaatgatttcggagctaccgaattgataaacttGGTGATATCgaagcaacatttggaacctaaactagtgaactcggtcagaccgagtcacaattcggtggcaccaagattgctagggtttcacatagaatcgaactcggtcacaccgatttgcagtttttggtcagaccgaaaagcgcatgtgcaatggccgaagccaaatcggtgagaccgacttctacaattcggtcggtccgagatgagttcagtggagacctaaccctaaattttcggatCAAACTTAACCTAAAGGAAGTTTTCTCTAgatagattgatttcatacgtGGCAAAGATCATGGCATTAACCTTGTGCTTAGAATTGAAGGTAAAAAAgagagcacaaggggtcgaactcataccctagttcagcgggaggtcgctggcggcgaggagacgatccggagacccaaggaggcagagcaggatatgCACGGGATGAGggcttttgaagaaatttccaaaatctcacctggggatatatatatcccgaccctgttggtgtgaccgagtggaacaactcggtggcactgagatgcagaattgcaagcagttactgcaactcggtgtgaccgaaatgttccaatcggttgcaccgagatgaaaacctagatcaaccttgtgaactcggtgtgaccagaATGGATGTCTCGGTCGTACCgagatgcacaaagaggttttggaagtctaagtctatgacgaatcggggactccgagtgctcctcacacagagtggtttgaatctgacttgatcaaactttgtgatgtagcatgaatagagtttgagacgagaaaagcatagatagctagagaaggttctcaggcattcttgtccatccacttggcaaaagagaaagagccaatcaatcaaagcaacaagtggatgtcctcgaatgagtaaagtatgcaaccaacatgttcactcaataaaatggcaaatcaaatatgtggcaaagcatgcacaaacactctagcatctatcaagcaatttgcgatgactaagtcatctatatatgagtatattgacttaggagtcaaatgagaacatttgatcataggtcatactcatcatttaagcacaagtggggttaccacttttacataaagcattgttgtgttcacactgttagagttgctttagctcaattcttagagtaaagtgatacatctccaacgtatctataattttttattgttccatgctattatattacctgttttggatgtttatgggctttactttacacttttatatcatttttggaaataacctactaaccggaggcccagcccgtattgccatttttttttgcctatttcagtgtttcaaagaaaaggaatatcaaacggagtccaaacggaatgaaaccttcgggagcgtgatttttggaacgaacgtgatccaaaggacttggagtgtaagtcaagaagctcctgaggcggccacgagggtggagggcgcccccctactgggcgcgccccctatctcgtgggcccctcgggcgtccaccgacgtacttcttcctcctatatatacccatgtaccccgaaaacatcagaggcgaccacgaaaaactatttccaccaccgtaaccttctgtatccgcgagatcccatcttggagccgtcgccggcgctccgccggagggggaatcctccatggagggcctctacatcaactccaaggcctctccgatgagttgtgagtagtttaccacagaccttcgggtccatagttattagctagatggcttcttctctcttcttgGATCTCGATACCAAGTTCTCCTTCatctttttggagatctatttgatgtaactctttttgtgttgtgtttgtcgagatccgatgaattgtgggtttatgatcaagtttatctatgagaaatacttgaatctcctctgaattcttttatgtatgattaagttatctttgcaagtctcttcgaattatcggtttggtttggcctactagattgatctttcttgccatgtgagaagtgcttagctttgggttcaatcttgcggtgtcctttcccagtgacagcaggggcagcaaggcacgtattgtattgttaccatcgaggataaaaagatggggtttatatcatattgcattggtttatccctctacatcatgtcatctttcttaatgtgttactctgttcttatgaacttaatactctagatgcatgctggatagcggtcgatgtgtggagtaatagtagtagatgcaggcaggagtcggtctacttgtcacggacatgatgcctatatacatgatcatgcctagataatctcataattattcgcttttctatcaattgctcgacagtcatttgttcacccatcgtaatacttatgctatcttgagagaagccactagtgaaacctatgggccccgggtctatctcttatcatataagctttcaatctacttttatttgcatctttacttttccaatctatatcataaaataccaaaaatatatttatcgtatcatattatctctatcagatctcactttcgcaagtggtcgtgaagggattgacaacccctttatcgcgctggttgcgagttctttgtttgtttgtgtaggtgcgtgggacttgtgaggagcc contains:
- the LOC119277334 gene encoding probable U3 small nucleolar RNA-associated protein 11 isoform X1, coding for MSSLRNSIPRRAHKERAQPESRKKYGLLEKHKDHILRARAYQRKEDFIRNLKEKASFKNPDEFYFKMINSKTVDGIHRPKPEANNKYTEEERMLLKHKDMGYIFQAVQSERKKVERLSSTLHSVDDKRSNKHIYFAEDREEAKEIRSRIGQSSSTPQFGNIPSRIKRKTASSYKELESRKERVKNLEKLYADMALQKELKKPGRKRKLREEEIVNSASQTVYKWRAQRKR
- the LOC119277334 gene encoding probable U3 small nucleolar RNA-associated protein 11 isoform X2, translated to MSSLRNSIPRRAHKERAQPESRKKYGLLEKHKDHILRARAYQRKEDFIRNLKEKASFKNPDEFYFKMINSKTVDGIHRPKPEANNKYTEEERMLLKHKDMGYIFQAVQSERKKVERLSSTLHSVDDKRSNKHIYFAEDREEAKEIRSRIGQSSSTPQFGNIPSRIKRKTASSYKELESRKERVKNLEKLYADMALQKELKKPGRKRKLREEEIVNSASQTVYKWRAQRKR